From one Sulfurimonas sp. HSL-3221 genomic stretch:
- the bioD gene encoding dethiobiotin synthase encodes MAQHIFITATNTEIGKTYTTVKLMHALSARGLHVGVVKPIETGVTTAPEDGTLLLQELKQLNPQAWALDIDDIVPVQFPLPAAPYVAKGEAAIDWHAIDRAVEAMDAICDVCLIEGAGGLLVPVDSQTDMIDLIPRYRAKALLVAHCRLGGINDLRLSLEALKRRGIESEWVLNCRKGDNGFDATSRPWFDTAAPGWFNLEEDIGQLCDALLL; translated from the coding sequence GTGGCGCAACACATTTTTATCACAGCGACCAATACGGAGATAGGCAAAACTTATACGACCGTCAAACTGATGCATGCACTGAGTGCACGCGGCCTCCATGTCGGCGTTGTCAAACCGATCGAGACCGGCGTCACCACCGCTCCGGAGGACGGCACCCTGCTGCTGCAGGAGCTCAAACAGCTCAACCCCCAGGCCTGGGCGCTCGACATCGACGATATCGTCCCTGTGCAGTTCCCCCTGCCCGCGGCCCCCTATGTCGCCAAGGGAGAGGCCGCCATCGACTGGCATGCCATCGACCGTGCCGTCGAGGCGATGGACGCGATCTGCGACGTCTGCCTGATCGAAGGAGCCGGCGGACTGCTGGTGCCCGTTGATTCCCAGACCGATATGATCGACCTGATCCCCCGGTACCGGGCTAAAGCGCTGCTCGTTGCCCACTGCCGTCTTGGCGGCATCAACGATCTGCGTCTGAGCCTTGAAGCGCTAAAACGGCGCGGCATCGAATCAGAATGGGTATTGAACTGTCGGAAAGGGGATAACGGGTTCGATGCGACCTCCCGTCCCTGGTTCGATACCGCCGCGCCGGGATGGTTCAATCTCGAAGAGGACATTGGGCAACTTTGCGACGCGCTTTTGCTATAA
- a CDS encoding aspartate carbamoyltransferase catalytic subunit, which yields MQHLIRTDDFSTEEILSLYDDADLYARGGFHRILQDRIIITLFFENSTRTRSSFEIAAKRLGAEVVHLDVGKSSTKKGETLVDTAMNLDAMGPDAIIVRHANAGVPKILSNHTRAAIINAGDGAHAHPTQALLDLFTLRKHFGDVNGKRIAIVGDIKNSRVANSNIELLQRFGMKVTLVSPPQFMPQTDLPSTYHLQDVIDNVDAIMSLRTQTERHSQPSYASLQDYASDFCITKELVGARDIIILHPGPVHRNIDIDDDLLADERCKVLEQVSNGVSVRMAVLKKLILDGNR from the coding sequence ATGCAGCATCTCATCCGTACCGACGACTTCAGCACTGAAGAGATTCTCTCCCTCTACGATGACGCGGACCTCTACGCCCGGGGCGGTTTTCACCGCATTCTGCAGGACCGTATCATCATCACCCTCTTTTTCGAAAACTCGACACGCACCCGCAGCTCCTTTGAAATCGCTGCAAAACGGCTCGGCGCCGAAGTCGTCCACCTCGATGTCGGCAAAAGCTCCACGAAGAAAGGAGAGACCCTCGTCGATACGGCGATGAACCTTGACGCGATGGGACCGGATGCCATCATCGTCCGCCATGCCAATGCCGGGGTCCCGAAGATCCTCTCCAACCACACCCGTGCCGCGATCATCAACGCCGGTGACGGGGCCCATGCCCATCCGACACAGGCCCTGCTCGATCTGTTTACCCTGCGCAAACATTTCGGGGACGTCAACGGCAAACGCATTGCCATCGTCGGTGATATCAAGAACTCCCGGGTCGCGAACTCCAACATCGAACTGCTGCAGCGCTTCGGTATGAAGGTCACCCTGGTCAGTCCGCCCCAATTCATGCCGCAGACCGACCTGCCCTCCACCTATCACCTGCAAGACGTGATTGACAACGTCGACGCCATCATGAGTCTCCGCACCCAGACGGAGCGCCACTCCCAGCCCAGCTACGCATCGCTGCAGGATTATGCCAGCGACTTCTGCATCACCAAAGAGCTTGTCGGCGCCCGCGACATCATTATCCTGCACCCGGGACCGGTACACCGCAATATCGATATCGACGACGACCTTCTGGCCGATGAGCGCTGCAAAGTCCTTGAACAGGTCTCCAACGGCGTCTCCGTACGCATGGCCGTGCTCAAAAAACTGATCCTTGATGGCAACCGCTAG
- a CDS encoding aminodeoxychorismate synthase component I, with translation MATASLNTLCTQSVPFFFLSDFEGKDLACYPLDTLADEDIEFAFHATGTPHDTQVEKQPIGFEPYKEKLLRVQEYIRNGDTYLLNLTQPTPIECSDSLHTIYAKANAPFKLRFKDQFVCFSPEKFIEIIDDRIYTYPMKGTIDASLPHAEETILSDEKEMAEHLMVVDLLRNDLGIVATNIQVEKFRYIDRIKAGTKKLLQVSSKISGKLESTWPSRIEEILHALLPAGSISGTPKKRTVEIIKEVEGYQRGFFTGVFGYFDGKDLYSAVSIRFIENTPSGHVYKSGGGITIDSDAQKEYEELIDKIYIP, from the coding sequence ATGGCAACCGCTAGTCTCAACACCCTCTGCACGCAATCCGTCCCCTTCTTTTTTCTTTCCGATTTCGAAGGGAAGGATCTCGCCTGCTATCCCCTTGACACCCTCGCAGACGAAGATATCGAATTTGCTTTCCATGCAACAGGCACTCCCCATGATACCCAGGTGGAGAAACAGCCTATCGGGTTTGAGCCCTATAAAGAGAAGCTGCTAAGAGTCCAGGAGTATATTAGAAACGGCGACACTTATCTGCTGAACCTGACCCAACCCACACCGATCGAATGCAGCGACAGTCTGCATACCATTTACGCGAAGGCCAATGCACCCTTCAAACTCCGTTTCAAAGATCAATTCGTCTGTTTCTCCCCGGAAAAATTCATTGAGATCATCGATGACAGAATCTATACGTACCCTATGAAGGGGACCATCGATGCCTCCCTTCCCCATGCGGAAGAGACGATTCTCAGCGATGAAAAAGAGATGGCGGAGCACCTGATGGTCGTCGACCTTCTTCGCAACGATCTCGGTATCGTAGCGACCAATATACAAGTCGAAAAATTCCGTTATATCGACAGGATCAAAGCCGGCACTAAAAAGCTGCTGCAGGTGAGCTCAAAGATTTCTGGAAAGCTGGAAAGTACCTGGCCGTCACGCATCGAAGAGATACTGCATGCACTTTTACCAGCAGGGAGTATCAGCGGTACACCGAAAAAACGTACCGTGGAAATCATCAAAGAGGTCGAAGGGTACCAACGCGGCTTTTTTACAGGGGTATTTGGCTATTTTGACGGCAAAGACCTCTACAGTGCCGTTTCCATCCGCTTTATCGAAAATACGCCGTCTGGGCACGTCTACAAGAGCGGCGGCGGCATCACAATAGACAGTGATGCACAAAAAGAGTACGAAGAGCTTATCGACAAGATCTATATTCCCTGA
- a CDS encoding prepilin-type N-terminal cleavage/methylation domain-containing protein, which yields MKKSAFTMLELVFVIVVIGILASVFIPRFERDNAGEAAYQIARHIRLAQHHALVEDRINDAPVGVDWNATLWQIAFTHSAAHNGDCYDVYADRNGGGNVNSVGEAAIDPLTKKKLYSNNCNEDAETNDDVLLWKKYGVDSVTFSAGCYPGAANKYIAFDHIGRPYGAIGSLLTADCTITLTTKDDHNATVTITKETGFVKVATIDGRDVP from the coding sequence ATGAAAAAATCTGCATTCACAATGCTGGAACTTGTATTCGTTATCGTCGTCATCGGTATTCTCGCTTCTGTGTTTATTCCACGTTTTGAACGTGACAATGCGGGAGAAGCCGCTTATCAGATCGCGCGCCATATTCGTTTGGCTCAGCACCATGCTTTAGTTGAGGACCGCATTAATGATGCGCCTGTTGGTGTAGATTGGAATGCAACATTGTGGCAAATTGCATTTACACATTCTGCCGCACATAATGGTGACTGCTATGATGTTTATGCAGACCGTAACGGTGGCGGTAACGTCAATAGTGTAGGTGAAGCGGCGATTGATCCGTTGACGAAGAAAAAACTCTACTCCAATAACTGTAATGAGGACGCAGAAACAAATGATGATGTCCTTTTATGGAAAAAGTATGGTGTGGATTCAGTGACGTTCTCTGCAGGGTGCTACCCTGGAGCAGCAAACAAATATATTGCGTTTGATCATATAGGAAGACCGTATGGGGCGATTGGCAGTCTATTGACAGCAGACTGCACAATTACTTTGACGACGAAAGATGATCACAATGCTACGGTTACGATAACCAAAGAAACAGGTTTTGTAAAAGTGGCAACGATAGACGGAAGGGATGTCCCCTAA
- a CDS encoding citrate/2-methylcitrate synthase, whose amino-acid sequence MGALFTKDTQAIFWNNNASAIQRMLDYDFVINRATPSVAAIVAPTSSNKFEKFFYGPDEIMVPVFRNTTDAASAFPNADVLLNFASFRTAYDVTMEAIGLKGQFKTIMVTAEGIPERLARGMNQAARDAGVTVIGPATVGGIAPGAFKIANVGGTIENIINSKLHRAGSCGLVTRSGGLFNELSNIISINADGIAEGVAIGGDRFVGSVFIDNLLRMQNNPQVKYMILLGEVGGTEEYKVIEAVKSGKITKPIIAWCIGTIAKHFSSGVQFGHAGASANADAETAAAKNVAMAEAGIYVPASFNDLPGKINEVYNKLKAEGVIGEIEEPALREVPKVRRKKEFICTISDDRGDEATYAGYPISSVATPDTGFGIGDVVSLLWFKKRYPKWATDYIETVMKTVADHGPAVSGAHNAKVTARAGKDVISALVTGLLTIGPRFGGAIDDAARYFKYANDNGMSPAEFIAYMKKEGKTISGIGHRIKSVRNPDLRVSGLKKFAAENFPATPLLDFALEVEKLTTSKKDNLILNVDGTIGILMVDMWRALGYSEEEIDGFIDAGALNAFFVVGRSIGFIGHILDEKRLGMPMYRHPMDDILYNVEKAEEL is encoded by the coding sequence ATGGGTGCACTGTTTACAAAAGACACACAAGCAATTTTCTGGAACAACAACGCAAGCGCGATCCAGCGCATGCTCGACTATGACTTTGTCATCAATCGTGCGACACCGTCGGTAGCGGCAATCGTTGCACCGACTTCCAGCAATAAATTCGAGAAGTTCTTCTACGGGCCGGACGAAATTATGGTCCCGGTTTTCCGCAACACAACCGATGCGGCGAGCGCGTTCCCGAACGCAGATGTTCTGCTGAACTTCGCCTCTTTCCGTACGGCGTATGACGTCACGATGGAAGCGATCGGTCTGAAGGGCCAGTTCAAAACGATCATGGTGACGGCGGAAGGTATCCCGGAGCGTCTGGCTCGCGGTATGAACCAGGCGGCACGTGATGCCGGTGTCACGGTTATCGGGCCTGCGACGGTCGGCGGTATCGCACCGGGCGCGTTCAAGATCGCGAACGTCGGCGGTACGATCGAGAATATCATCAACTCCAAACTGCACCGTGCAGGTTCGTGTGGCCTTGTCACACGTTCCGGCGGTCTGTTCAACGAACTTTCCAACATTATCTCCATCAATGCCGACGGTATTGCAGAGGGTGTTGCGATCGGTGGTGACCGCTTCGTCGGTTCCGTCTTCATCGACAACCTCCTGCGTATGCAGAACAACCCGCAGGTCAAATACATGATCCTGCTCGGCGAAGTCGGCGGTACGGAAGAGTACAAAGTGATCGAAGCGGTCAAGTCCGGCAAGATCACAAAACCGATCATCGCATGGTGTATCGGTACGATCGCGAAGCACTTCAGCTCCGGTGTTCAGTTCGGTCATGCGGGTGCATCCGCAAACGCCGATGCCGAAACGGCTGCAGCGAAAAACGTGGCGATGGCAGAAGCGGGTATCTACGTACCGGCAAGCTTCAATGATCTTCCGGGCAAGATCAACGAGGTTTACAACAAACTGAAAGCAGAAGGCGTCATCGGCGAAATCGAAGAGCCTGCACTGCGCGAAGTACCGAAAGTTCGTCGCAAGAAAGAGTTCATCTGTACGATCTCTGACGACCGCGGTGACGAAGCGACGTACGCAGGCTACCCGATCAGCTCTGTTGCAACGCCAGATACCGGTTTCGGCATCGGTGACGTTGTTTCACTGCTGTGGTTCAAGAAACGCTACCCGAAATGGGCGACGGACTACATCGAAACCGTCATGAAAACTGTTGCAGACCACGGCCCGGCGGTTTCCGGTGCACACAACGCGAAAGTCACCGCGCGTGCCGGCAAAGACGTTATCTCTGCGCTAGTCACTGGTCTTCTGACTATCGGACCGCGCTTCGGTGGTGCGATCGATGACGCGGCGCGCTACTTCAAGTATGCGAACGACAACGGTATGAGCCCGGCAGAGTTCATCGCCTACATGAAAAAAGAGGGCAAAACGATCTCCGGTATCGGTCACCGTATCAAGTCCGTCCGTAACCCGGACCTGCGCGTTTCCGGTCTGAAGAAGTTTGCAGCTGAAAACTTCCCGGCGACTCCGCTGCTTGATTTCGCCCTCGAAGTCGAGAAGCTGACGACGTCCAAGAAGGATAACCTGATCCTGAACGTCGACGGTACGATCGGTATCCTGATGGTCGATATGTGGCGTGCGCTCGGCTACTCCGAAGAGGAAATCGACGGCTTCATCGACGCGGGTGCCCTGAATGCATTCTTCGTCGTCGGCCGCTCGATTGGCTTCATCGGTCATATCCTGGACGAAAAACGTCTCGGTATGCCGATGTACCGCCACCCGATGGACGACATTCTTTACAACGTCGAAAAAGCGGAAGAGCTTTAA
- a CDS encoding ATP citrate lyase citrate-binding domain-containing protein, which translates to MAQRAIREYDGKAIFARHWEKYFSGFHYGFKSVLVTSGAELKAKAEEHGFEWLKQEPLVAKPDMLFGKRGKNDLVLFKTNKPGDVTLDDAAKWIDEKMSHDVTLLSGQHGRLTHFVVEPFTPHTQEQEYYISATTVGEDDVLYMSAEGGMEVEEGWDEKVNEVHIPINMSDADMEHAVRANVPADIPAENKESFTSFAIAFFKFYRDLNFAYLEINPIVMLKDNDMAILDLVARLDDTAGFMMGDAWCGAEYPTAFGMEDQSPEEKAVAEADAKSGASLKLTILNPLGRIWTMVAGGGASVVYADTIADLSGDVKELANYGEYSGGPTTGETKFYADTLLDLMTRHKDAQGRDKILIIGGAIANFTDVAKTFTGIIQSFEEYAEKMKAHNTRIYVRRGGPNYEKGLKDIKEAADRLGLSIEVYGPETHVTDIVRMALEK; encoded by the coding sequence ATGGCTCAAAGAGCGATTCGTGAATACGACGGTAAAGCCATCTTTGCCCGCCACTGGGAAAAATATTTCAGCGGTTTTCACTATGGATTCAAATCGGTTCTTGTCACCAGCGGTGCGGAACTGAAAGCGAAAGCCGAGGAACACGGTTTCGAATGGCTGAAGCAGGAGCCGCTCGTCGCGAAACCGGATATGCTGTTCGGTAAACGCGGTAAAAACGATCTCGTTCTTTTTAAAACGAACAAGCCTGGTGACGTCACACTGGACGATGCCGCCAAATGGATCGATGAGAAGATGTCACATGACGTGACGCTGCTTTCCGGTCAGCACGGCAGACTGACGCACTTCGTCGTTGAGCCGTTCACGCCGCATACCCAGGAGCAGGAGTACTACATCTCCGCGACAACTGTCGGCGAAGACGATGTCCTTTACATGTCCGCAGAGGGCGGCATGGAAGTCGAAGAGGGCTGGGACGAAAAAGTCAACGAGGTTCATATCCCGATCAATATGAGTGATGCGGATATGGAACATGCGGTCCGTGCTAACGTACCTGCAGACATTCCGGCTGAGAACAAAGAATCATTTACATCTTTCGCGATTGCATTCTTCAAGTTCTACCGCGACCTGAACTTCGCTTACCTTGAGATCAACCCGATCGTTATGCTCAAAGACAATGATATGGCGATCCTTGACCTCGTCGCTCGCCTGGACGACACGGCCGGCTTTATGATGGGTGACGCATGGTGCGGTGCAGAGTATCCGACCGCATTCGGTATGGAAGACCAGTCCCCGGAAGAGAAGGCTGTTGCTGAAGCCGATGCCAAATCCGGTGCATCACTGAAACTGACGATCCTCAACCCGCTTGGCCGTATCTGGACGATGGTTGCCGGCGGCGGTGCTTCTGTTGTTTATGCGGATACGATTGCAGACCTTTCCGGTGATGTCAAAGAGCTCGCAAACTACGGTGAATACTCCGGTGGTCCGACGACGGGTGAAACGAAGTTCTACGCCGATACGCTCCTTGACCTGATGACGCGCCACAAAGATGCGCAGGGCCGCGATAAAATCCTCATCATCGGCGGGGCGATCGCGAACTTCACCGACGTTGCGAAGACCTTTACGGGTATCATCCAGTCCTTCGAAGAGTATGCAGAGAAGATGAAAGCGCACAATACGCGCATTTACGTACGCCGCGGCGGACCGAACTACGAAAAAGGTCTCAAAGACATTAAAGAAGCGGCGGACCGTCTCGGTCTGTCCATCGAAGTCTACGGGCCGGAAACACACGTCACCGATATCGTGCGTATGGCACTTGAGAAGTAA